One Telluria mixta DNA window includes the following coding sequences:
- a CDS encoding ABC transporter substrate-binding protein: MQKKVHLKIAIADHPQTAAIRNGSIPIEGVDAEFVTVKPQIGAFRRMVRDVEFDVCELAPTTYIIARAYGAPFVALPIFVVRRFHHSGLLVRPDAGIRTPKDLEGKKVGVRAYSVTTGVWTRQVLIDEFGLDASKVTWVVDDEEHVTQLQLPPNVIHAPADSSLADMMAKGELAAGFAANAGIGRTGAPTGGWQEVEADYPDLFPNATALEADYYARTGIYPMHGTIVVKDSVLAEHPWVARAIYDAFDKAKQQWLARLDAGEATTAGDKKYLKLREIVGHDPLPYGLQENLKTIEALEATAFKQGLTPRRMSIYELFVDPQH; encoded by the coding sequence ATGCAGAAAAAGGTTCACCTCAAGATCGCGATCGCCGATCACCCGCAGACCGCCGCCATCCGCAACGGTTCCATCCCTATCGAAGGCGTCGACGCTGAATTCGTCACCGTCAAGCCGCAGATCGGCGCGTTCCGCCGCATGGTGCGCGACGTCGAGTTCGACGTCTGCGAACTCGCGCCGACCACGTACATCATCGCCCGCGCCTACGGTGCCCCGTTCGTCGCGCTGCCGATCTTCGTCGTGCGCCGCTTCCACCACAGCGGCCTGCTCGTGCGCCCGGATGCCGGCATCAGGACGCCGAAGGACCTGGAAGGCAAGAAGGTCGGCGTGCGCGCCTACTCGGTGACGACGGGCGTGTGGACGCGCCAGGTGCTGATCGACGAATTCGGCCTCGATGCCTCGAAAGTGACCTGGGTCGTCGACGACGAGGAACACGTCACGCAGCTGCAGCTGCCGCCGAACGTCATCCACGCGCCGGCGGACAGCTCGCTGGCCGACATGATGGCCAAGGGCGAACTGGCGGCCGGCTTCGCGGCCAACGCGGGCATCGGCCGCACGGGCGCCCCGACCGGCGGCTGGCAGGAAGTCGAAGCAGACTACCCGGACCTGTTCCCGAACGCGACGGCGCTCGAGGCGGATTACTATGCGCGCACCGGCATCTACCCGATGCACGGCACCATCGTCGTCAAGGATTCGGTGCTGGCCGAGCATCCGTGGGTCGCCAGGGCGATCTACGACGCGTTCGACAAGGCCAAGCAGCAATGGCTGGCGCGCCTGGATGCGGGCGAAGCCACGACGGCGGGCGACAAGAAGTATCTCAAGCTGCGCGAGATCGTCGGCCACGATCCGCTGCCGTACGGCCTGCAGGAAAACCTCAAGACCATCGAAGCGCTGGAAGCCACGGCGTTCAAGCAGGGCCTGACCCCGCGCCGCATGTCGATCTACGAACTGTTCGTCGATCCCCAGCACTGA
- a CDS encoding carboxymuconolactone decarboxylase family protein has product MTQNRLEPIDPARASEAQQKVIARLGEGRGRIPTPFNIWLHNPRLAEGMEIIGTHVDHSPVLSEAETEVAILATAVFWRAPYVIANHRRHALKAGVPEEAVAAILAGRRPENVDGRLGVVCDAVGDILAGGVIDDARFAAYEATLGRAAIAELLVTIGYFTSVSLAMSLHALPPRDGTGDVG; this is encoded by the coding sequence ATGACACAGAACCGGCTCGAACCCATCGACCCCGCACGGGCCAGCGAGGCACAGCAGAAGGTGATCGCGCGCCTGGGCGAGGGGCGGGGGCGCATCCCCACGCCCTTCAATATCTGGCTGCATAATCCCCGCCTGGCCGAGGGGATGGAAATCATCGGCACCCATGTCGACCATTCGCCGGTGTTGAGCGAGGCGGAGACTGAAGTCGCGATCCTCGCCACCGCCGTGTTCTGGCGCGCGCCGTATGTCATCGCCAACCACCGCCGGCATGCACTGAAGGCCGGCGTGCCGGAAGAGGCGGTCGCGGCGATCCTGGCCGGGCGGCGGCCGGAGAATGTCGACGGCCGTCTTGGCGTGGTATGCGACGCGGTCGGCGACATCCTCGCCGGCGGCGTGATCGACGACGCGCGCTTCGCCGCGTACGAGGCCACGCTGGGCCGCGCCGCGATCGCCGAGCTGCTCGTCACCATCGGCTACTTCACGTCCGTGTCGCTGGCCATGAGCCTGCACGCGCTGCCGCCCAGGGACGGAACGGGAGACGTGGGATGA
- a CDS encoding amidohydrolase family protein, producing the protein MKQDIIDIHPHIVSDDETRYPPAPLFGRRSDWSKEHPNTVASLIAAMDEAGVAKAAVVHSSTTYGFDNSYVLDGCRQYPDRLVAVGSVDVLADDVVATIHDLKDRGLAGLRIFTGGSTKDFDPSELDNPKSFRAWEALAELGLPMCIQTGPIGLPQVTMLAQRFPTVNIILDHLARPIVADGPPYREAASLFEMAALPNIYLKLAPRIFNDARKDKASPDTFFPRLVEAFGADRMAWGSNFPTSPGSVAEILATARECLACLSEEDRAWIFGGTAKKLYPALA; encoded by the coding sequence ATGAAACAGGACATCATCGATATCCATCCGCACATCGTGTCGGACGACGAGACCCGCTACCCGCCGGCACCGCTGTTCGGCAGGCGCTCGGACTGGTCGAAGGAACACCCCAATACCGTGGCGTCGCTGATCGCCGCGATGGACGAAGCGGGCGTCGCCAAGGCCGCCGTCGTGCATTCGTCGACGACCTACGGTTTCGACAATTCCTATGTGCTCGACGGCTGCCGGCAGTATCCGGACCGCCTCGTCGCGGTCGGGTCGGTCGACGTGCTTGCCGACGACGTGGTCGCGACCATCCACGACCTGAAGGACAGGGGCCTGGCCGGGCTGCGCATCTTCACCGGCGGCTCGACCAAGGACTTCGACCCGAGCGAGCTCGATAACCCGAAGTCGTTCCGGGCGTGGGAAGCGCTGGCGGAGCTGGGCCTGCCGATGTGCATCCAGACCGGGCCGATCGGCCTGCCGCAGGTGACGATGCTGGCGCAACGGTTCCCGACCGTGAACATCATCCTCGACCACCTGGCCCGTCCCATCGTGGCCGACGGGCCGCCGTACAGGGAGGCGGCCAGCCTGTTCGAGATGGCGGCGCTGCCGAACATCTACCTGAAGCTGGCGCCGCGCATCTTCAACGACGCGCGCAAGGACAAGGCGAGCCCCGACACCTTCTTCCCGCGCCTGGTGGAAGCGTTCGGCGCCGACCGGATGGCGTGGGGTTCGAACTTCCCGACCTCGCCCGGCTCGGTGGCGGAAATCCTGGCCACGGCCCGGGAGTGCCTGGCCTGCCTGAGCGAGGAAGACCGCGCCTGGATCTTCGGCGGCACCGCCAAGAAGCTGTACCCGGCGCTGGCATGA
- a CDS encoding ABC transporter substrate-binding protein gives MTHTIDRRGFLRGAARLGLGLAAGGLAAPYVARAAAARLRIVSNPGLENATLNALMAQQGLFERYGVDAVIVEAVGIAGPFDAIAAGHADVCMVSGYNRVLSRIGQGAPVKIVGAGMKKCALTVYARPGGIRTLADLPGRTVAVGPHLGLLHESMLQLLKEKGIDERQVKFVDKGSNDQCYHAVVDGEADACCASISHLNDRDGLVTVAGGNLWEALPRYTFQTAYASDTALKDKHESLVAAMAAYGALYEFLMSPASHDAFFEARRRAQKAFDAPSAQAIWDFNRVQKPYSKNLALDEDDIAYLQRMFIGLGSLKTRQPFAAVADMAVARAAAALP, from the coding sequence ATGACACATACCATCGACCGCCGCGGCTTCCTGCGCGGCGCCGCGCGGCTTGGCCTGGGCCTCGCCGCGGGCGGACTCGCGGCGCCGTACGTCGCGCGCGCCGCGGCGGCCCGGCTGCGGATCGTCAGCAATCCCGGACTGGAAAACGCCACGCTGAACGCGCTGATGGCGCAGCAGGGCTTGTTCGAGCGCTACGGCGTCGACGCGGTCATCGTCGAGGCGGTCGGCATCGCCGGCCCGTTCGATGCCATCGCCGCTGGCCATGCGGACGTCTGCATGGTGTCGGGCTACAACCGGGTGCTGTCCCGGATCGGGCAGGGCGCGCCGGTGAAGATCGTCGGCGCCGGCATGAAGAAGTGCGCGCTGACGGTCTATGCGCGACCGGGCGGTATCCGGACGCTTGCCGACCTGCCCGGTAGGACGGTGGCGGTCGGACCGCACCTCGGCCTGCTGCACGAATCGATGCTGCAGCTCCTGAAGGAAAAGGGGATCGACGAGCGCCAGGTCAAATTCGTCGACAAGGGCAGCAACGACCAGTGCTATCACGCGGTCGTCGACGGCGAGGCCGACGCCTGCTGCGCGAGCATCTCGCACCTGAACGACCGCGACGGACTCGTGACGGTCGCCGGCGGCAACCTGTGGGAGGCGCTCCCGCGCTACACCTTCCAGACCGCCTACGCGTCCGACACCGCGCTCAAGGATAAGCACGAGAGCCTGGTTGCCGCGATGGCCGCGTATGGGGCGCTGTACGAGTTCCTGATGTCGCCGGCCTCGCACGACGCCTTCTTCGAAGCGCGCAGGCGCGCGCAGAAGGCGTTCGACGCGCCGTCGGCGCAGGCGATCTGGGACTTCAACCGCGTGCAGAAGCCGTATTCGAAGAACCTGGCGCTGGACGAGGACGACATCGCCTACCTGCAGCGCATGTTCATCGGCCTGGGCAGCCTGAAGACGCGCCAGCCCTTTGCCGCCGTCGCCGACATGGCGGTGGCGCGCGCCGCGGCCGCGCTTCCATGA
- a CDS encoding methyl-accepting chemotaxis protein — translation MIMTFCDLTISTRLRFGFGILIAMTVAMVFLGIDAMEALNRTSDDMANKVWVRARLANLVADNLRGSMTRLAQMATASDPVVRAMAGKKIGVTTGNLNRALADLEPLVPTPEGRALLADTLARRDRYMDACRQVVALANEGRRQEAVALAYGPAYDTNLAFAYAIRRQITFEEKNFESRAAAAAKIFADARRMMWGAAGGALVLGLGAALLITRSIVRPIRRAVDVARTVAAGDLSADIPVHGRDETGQLMRALKDMNAALLKIVAQVQAGSGEIAAASRQIAGGNLDLSVRTEQQAGALEKTSVSMEQMTSTVSLNAAHAEEASALAVAASDVARDAGAVVARVVDTMRGIDATSRRIVDIVSVIDSIAFQTNILALNAAVEAARAGEQGRGFAVVAGEVRNLAQRCAAAAREIHALLAASVAQVDTGSALVSEAGATMDRVVDSVQRVTDIVGAISSASREQAAGIGDINGAVATLDEMTQRNAALVEEAAGAAGGLQDQAARLEKLISAFKVGGVTCGSAGPM, via the coding sequence ATGATCATGACGTTCTGCGACCTGACGATTTCCACCCGCCTGCGTTTCGGTTTCGGCATCCTGATTGCGATGACGGTGGCGATGGTTTTCCTCGGCATCGACGCCATGGAGGCCCTGAACCGCACGTCGGACGACATGGCCAACAAGGTCTGGGTGCGCGCACGCCTGGCCAATCTCGTGGCCGATAATCTGCGCGGCAGCATGACCCGCCTGGCGCAGATGGCCACCGCGAGCGATCCGGTCGTCCGCGCGATGGCGGGCAAGAAGATCGGCGTGACGACCGGTAACCTGAACAGGGCATTGGCGGATCTCGAACCGCTCGTCCCGACGCCGGAAGGCAGGGCGCTGCTGGCCGATACACTTGCGCGCCGCGACCGCTACATGGACGCGTGCCGGCAGGTCGTGGCCCTGGCGAACGAGGGCAGGCGACAGGAGGCCGTCGCCCTGGCGTACGGCCCCGCCTACGACACCAACCTGGCATTCGCCTACGCGATCCGCAGGCAGATCACCTTCGAGGAAAAGAACTTCGAGTCGCGGGCCGCGGCGGCAGCGAAGATCTTCGCCGATGCGCGCCGGATGATGTGGGGCGCGGCCGGCGGTGCGCTGGTACTGGGCCTGGGGGCGGCGCTGCTGATCACGCGTTCGATCGTGCGTCCGATCAGGCGCGCCGTCGACGTGGCCCGCACGGTGGCGGCCGGCGACCTGTCGGCAGACATCCCGGTACACGGCCGCGACGAAACCGGCCAGCTGATGCGGGCGCTGAAGGACATGAATGCCGCGCTCCTGAAAATCGTGGCGCAGGTGCAGGCCGGCAGCGGTGAAATCGCCGCCGCGTCGCGCCAGATCGCCGGCGGCAATCTGGATCTGTCGGTGCGTACCGAACAGCAGGCCGGCGCGCTCGAAAAGACCAGCGTATCGATGGAACAGATGACGTCGACCGTATCTCTCAATGCCGCGCATGCGGAGGAAGCGAGTGCACTGGCCGTGGCCGCATCGGACGTGGCACGCGACGCCGGCGCGGTCGTGGCGCGCGTGGTCGACACCATGCGCGGCATCGACGCAACGTCGCGGCGGATCGTGGACATCGTGTCCGTGATCGACAGTATCGCGTTCCAGACGAATATCCTGGCGCTCAACGCGGCCGTCGAGGCGGCTCGGGCCGGCGAACAGGGGCGCGGCTTCGCGGTCGTCGCCGGCGAAGTGCGTAATCTCGCCCAGCGCTGCGCTGCGGCGGCCAGGGAGATCCATGCCTTGCTGGCCGCATCGGTCGCGCAAGTCGACACGGGTTCGGCGCTGGTGAGCGAAGCCGGTGCGACGATGGACCGGGTGGTCGACAGCGTCCAGCGCGTCACCGACATCGTCGGCGCGATCAGCAGCGCCAGCCGCGAACAGGCGGCGGGTATCGGCGACATCAACGGGGCGGTCGCGACCCTGGACGAGATGACGCAGCGGAACGCGGCGCTGGTGGAGGAGGCGGCCGGCGCGGCGGGCGGCCTTCAGGACCAGGCAGCGCGGCTGGAAAAGCTCATCAGTGCGTTCAAGGTCGGTGGCGTCACGTGCGGGAGCGCCGGGCCCATGTAG